A stretch of DNA from Synechococcus sp. PROS-9-1:
GACCAGGGTTTGTACCTGTTCAATCGCCGAGGCATTGCCGATGGGCCGTCTCAACCATTCGGGTAAGCGCTCGCTGGGGCGGATTCCGCTGTAACGGCTCATGCTCGTTTTCATGACCGCGTCTCTGGGAGTTTCATTCAACTGCTCGACGTCCTTCCAGAGCCCGACTCAAGGTGACGTCGTCGGCATATTCCAGTTCGCTTCCAACTGGAAGGCCGTAAGCGATTCGACTGACTTGCGTAAACGGTTTGAGTAGGCGAGCCAGGTAAAGGCTGGTGGTATCCCCCTCCACGCTGGGGGTGAGCGCAAGGATCACCTCTTTGATTTCGTCTGCTGCGACCCTTTTTACGAGGCTGCTGATCTGCAGCATTTCTGGACCGATGCCGTCCATCGGAGAGATCAGGCCACCCAAAACGTGGTATCTGCCTGCATATTCTCTGGTGCGTTCGAGGGCGAGCAGATCCCTTGAATCAGCCACCACGCAAAGCAAGCCGTTGGAACGCTCTGGATTTCTGCAGATCTCACAGATGGGTTCTGCACTGAGATGGAAACAGGTTTGGCATTCCCCCACCTGACTCCTTGCCGCCAAGAGAGCATCAGCAAAACTATGGATCTGCTCTTCTGGTTGGCGCAGCAAATGGAGAGCCAGCCGTTGTGCGGTCCGTGGACCAATGCCGGGGAGACGTTCGAACTGGTCGATCAACCGTGCTAATGGTCGGGTGAAGCCGCTCAGAACTCTTCTGCAAGTCTCTGAAATCTAGGCAGGGAGATCTCCGGGCAGAATGGGATGGATTCATGAACGATTCGATGCGCTTTCCGTTGCAAGTTCCGCTGCGATCGCTTCTCAGCGTTGTCTGTGTTGTGTTGCTCACCGCCTGCAGCGGTGCTGGAGCTGGCCTTAATTCGTTCCAGAGCCCTGACGGCAGATATGCCTTCCTCTATCCAACGGGTTGGACGCGAGTAGCTGTAACGGGAGGCCCCACCGTTGTTTTTCACGATCTGATCAACAGCGACGAAACCGTGAGCCTTGTGGTCTCTGATGTGGATGCTGATAACGACTTACAGACACTTGGCAGTGCTGTTGCCGTTGGCGAACGTTTGCGCCGTGACGTGATCGCCCCAGATGGCAGCGGCCGCAATGCCGAGTTGATCGAGGCAAGAGAACGGGAGGCCTCAGGTCATACGTTCTATGACCTGGAGTACGCCGTGCATCTTCAGGATCGCGATCGCCATGAGCTGGCCACCGTCGTTGTCGATCGGGGCCGCTTGTACACCCTTGCCACAAGCACGAATGAAAGCCGCTGGCCTCGCGTTAAAGACTTATTTGAATCTGTGATTACATCGTTTACATTGTTGATCTGACAAGTCTCTTCAACTGTGGAAAGGACTTAGCCTTTGAACATTGACGATAACCTCTTGATGTTCAAAGGCAAGATTGTTGTTATTCATTCTGGAAACATTTACTTGTAGGCCTATTCAAAACAATATTTTGAAGCGCTTGCTGCTGGATTCGCTCGCATCAACTCCCTTTGTTGTCTTCTGCGCAGGCCATTGTGTATCGAGATAACTCACTCCATTTTTATAAAAAGGACGGGCTTTGAGTCGATCTGTTTGGAGATCTGTTGTTCCCATGGTGGTGATTAATTTACCCAACTCCATAGGGCCAAGATCTGTTTCAAGATTACGTCCAGCTGCTGTGAGCAGGGCTGGTAGACGGATGAGATGCTGAGGTTGGATGAGTTTATTGAACAGACTTTTGAG
This window harbors:
- the recR gene encoding recombination mediator RecR, translating into MSGFTRPLARLIDQFERLPGIGPRTAQRLALHLLRQPEEQIHSFADALLAARSQVGECQTCFHLSAEPICEICRNPERSNGLLCVVADSRDLLALERTREYAGRYHVLGGLISPMDGIGPEMLQISSLVKRVAADEIKEVILALTPSVEGDTTSLYLARLLKPFTQVSRIAYGLPVGSELEYADDVTLSRALEGRRAVE
- the psbP gene encoding photosystem II reaction center PsbP codes for the protein MRFPLQVPLRSLLSVVCVVLLTACSGAGAGLNSFQSPDGRYAFLYPTGWTRVAVTGGPTVVFHDLINSDETVSLVVSDVDADNDLQTLGSAVAVGERLRRDVIAPDGSGRNAELIEAREREASGHTFYDLEYAVHLQDRDRHELATVVVDRGRLYTLATSTNESRWPRVKDLFESVITSFTLLI